The following coding sequences are from one Anaerotignum faecicola window:
- a CDS encoding AAA family ATPase has product MLGAEYHIAREFPEYFLDYREVLDPTIRWTDRLHSSSGDWSGNLFDFYFRVYNKLIKDIKIPFKLEGGNRIDDTPVHKVLREALANCLVNVDFYVGRGIVVRKNQESIVIENPGYVRIEKRQML; this is encoded by the coding sequence ATGTTGGGAGCGGAATATCATATAGCTCGCGAATTCCCGGAGTATTTTTTAGACTATAGAGAAGTTTTAGATCCAACAATAAGATGGACAGACAGACTGCATTCCAGTTCAGGAGACTGGTCAGGAAATTTGTTTGATTTTTATTTTAGAGTTTACAATAAACTGATTAAAGATATAAAAATACCTTTCAAATTGGAGGGTGGGAATCGTATTGATGATACGCCGGTGCATAAAGTACTGAGGGAGGCGCTTGCTAACTGTCTGGTAAATGTAGATTTTTATGTGGGACGTGGGATTGTTGTTAGGAAAAATCAAGAATCTATTGTAATTGAAAATCCTGGGTATGTAAGGATTGAAAAACGACAGATGTTAAA